Proteins encoded by one window of Lathyrus oleraceus cultivar Zhongwan6 chromosome 1, CAAS_Psat_ZW6_1.0, whole genome shotgun sequence:
- the LOC127100615 gene encoding uncharacterized protein LOC127100615, translating to MSSPPSPRTAALTVQIAAMRDNFERLLREQGEQLQQRIDELERRPQNSNDGSGDEEERRRRRRQRGDNLRGIKIKVPTFVGKSDPEAYLEWETKLEQIFNCHNYSNLEKVQVASIEFKEYALVWWDQLTKDRRRYAERPIDTWEEMKRIMRRRFVPSYYHRELHNKLQRLTQGSKSVEEYFKEMEVLKIRANVEEDDEATMARFLHGLNHDISDIVELHHYVEMDELVHQAIKVEQQLKRKSQARRNSTTFNSQSWKDKTKKEGASSSKEATVENKGKTITSSSSSVSTNKSVKCFKCQGQGHIASQCPTKRTMLMEENEEIVEEEDGDYDEEFEEEIPSGDLLMVRRMLGSQIKEEESTRLVSKLKLETKPHPKPYKLQWLNESVEMLVNKQVEICFKIGKYEDVVLCDVVPMEASHLLLGRPWQFDRKANHDGYSNKYSFMYHDQKINLVPLNPSEVREDQRKMREKYDQERKEKEKEKEKEKEKEKEKNEKKKNDKREKKRTNCRAINNITIKYRHPIPRLDDLLDELFGACLFSKIDLKSGYHQIRIREGDEWKTAFKTKFGLYEWMVMPFGLTNAPSTFMRLMNHVLREFLGKFVVVYFDDILIYSKNLDDHCIHLKAVLQVLRYENLYANLEKCVFCTDHVIFLGFIVSSKGVHVDEEKVKAIREWPPPKNVSEDVGFKWGEKQEQAFAALKEKLTQAPVLALPNFSKSFEIECDASNVGIGAVLLQEGHPLAYFSEKLKGAALNYSTYDKELYSLVRALQTWQHYLLPKEFVIHSDHESLKHLKGQGKLNKRHAKWVEFLEQFPYVIKHKKEAHEGGLMEFAYNRVVHSTTQHSPFEIVYGFNPLTPLDLLPLPNTSILKHKDGKAKAEFVRKLHEQVKLQIEKKNKSYAKSANKGRKKVIFEPGDWVWIHMRKERFPSQRKSKLQPRGDGPFQVLSKINDNAYKIELPGEYGVSTTFNVADLSPFDVGDDGLNSRSNSFQEGGNDEDIIQDINDTMQGLGGPMTRARARRVNDALVHFMIKSIECMGQIEEKEPKFILIIQACDKRPNNA from the exons ATGTCTAGTCCACCTTCACCTAGAACAGCAGCTTTAACTGTTCAGATCGCAGCCATGCGTGACAATTttgaaagattgttaagagaaCAAGGTGAACAACTTCAACAAAGAATTGATGAGTTGGAAAGGAGGCCCCAAAATTCTAATGATGGTAGTGGCGATGAGGAGGAAAGAAGACGTAGAAGGAGACAAAGGGGAGATAATTTGAGGGGCATAAAAATTAAAGTTCCAACTTTTGTTGGGAAGAGTGACCCGGAGGCATATCTAGAATGGGAGACTAAACTTGAACAAATTTTTAATTGTCACAATTATTCTAACCTTGAAAAAGTGCAGGTTGCTTCTATTGAGTTCAAGGAGTATGCTTTAGTTTGGTGGGATCAATTGACCAAAGATAGAAGGAGGTATGCAGAACGACCAATTGATACTTGGGAAGAGATGAAAAGAATCATGAGGAGAAGGTTTGTTCCTTCCTATTATCATAGGGAATTGCACAACAAATTGCAAAGGCTCACTCAAGGTTCTAAAAGTGTTGAAGAATATTTCAAGGAGATGGAAGTTCTCAAAATTAGAGCTAATGTAGAGGAGGACGATGAAGCAACTATGGCTAGGTTTCTCCATGGTCTAAATCATGACATTAGTGACATAGTGGAACTTCATCACTATGTTGAAATGGATGAATTGGTACACCAAGCTATCAAAGTGGAACAACAACTCAAAAGAAAGAGCCAAGCAAGGAGAAATTCCACCACTTTCAATTCTCAAAGTTGGAAGGACAAAACAAAGAAGGAAGGTGCTTCATCATCTAAGGAAGCCACGGTTGAAAACAAAGGTAAAACTATTACATCTTCTTCTTCAAGTGTTTCAACTAACAAAAGTGTTAAGTGTTTCAAGTGTCAAGGCCAAGGACATATTGCATCTCAATGTCCAACAAAGAGAACTATGCTTatggaagaaaatgaagaaattGTTGAAGAAGAGGATGGTGATTATGATGAGGAGTTTGAAGAAGAAATACCTAGTGGAGATTTACTCATGGTGAGAAGAATGCTGGGAAGCCAAATAAAGGAGGAGGA AAGCACGCGTCTGGTTTCTAAACTAAAATTGGAAACAAAACCTCACCCTAAGCCTTACAAACTCCAATGGCTTAATGAAAGTGTAGAAATGCTTGTTAATAAACAAGTTGAGATTTGTTttaaaattggaaaatatgaGGATGTAGTGTTGTGTGATGTAGTACCAATGGAAGCTAGTCATTTGTTATTAGGAAGGCCTTGGCAATTTGATAGAAAAGCCAATCATGATGGATACTCCAATAAGTACTCTTTTATGTATCATGATCAAAAGATCAATCTTGTACCGTTAAATCCTAGTGAGGTGAGAGAAGATCaaagaaaaatgagagaaaaatatgatcaagaaagaaaagaaaaagaaaaagaaaaagaaaaagaaaaagaaaaagaaaaagaaaagaatgaaaagaaaaagaatgataaaagagaaaagaaac GCACTAATTGTAGGGCCATTAACAATATTACCATTAAATATAGGCATCCTATTCCTAGACTAGATGATTTGCTTGATGAATTGTTTGGTGCATGCTTATTttctaaaattgatttgaaaagtgGATATCACCAAATTAGAATaagggaaggggatgaatggaAAACTgcttttaaaacaaaatttggtttgtatgagtggatggttatgccttttggattaactaATGCACCTAGTACTTTCATGAGACTAATGAACCATGTGTTAAGGGAGTTCTTGGgtaagtttgttgttgtgtattttgatgatattttgatttataGCAAGAACTTAGATGATCATTGCATTCATTTAAAGGCTGTTTTGCAAGTGCTAAGATATGAAAATTTGTATGCCAACCTAGAAAAATGTGTCTTTTGCACCGATCATGTGATTTTCTTAGGTTTCATTGTAAGCTCTAAAGGAGTCCACGTTGATGAGGAAAAGGTGAAAGCCATTCGAGAGTGGCCTCCTCCCAAAAATGTAAGTGAG GATGTTGGTTTTAAATGGGGTGAAAAACAAGAGCAAGCCTTTGCTGCCCTAAAGGAAAAGCTCACCCAAGCACCAGTTCTTGCATTGCCTAATTTTTCTAaatcttttgaaattgaatgCGATGCATCTAATGTGGGAATTGGAGCTGTTTTGTTGCAGGAAGGTCATCCACTTGCTTATTTTAGTGAAAAGCTAAAAGGGGCTGCCCTTAATTATTCTACATATGATAAGGAATTGTATTCCTTGGTGAGAGCTCTACAAACTTGGCAACATTACTTGCTGCCCAAAGAGTTTGTCATTCATAGTGATCATGAATCCTTGAAACATTTGAAGGGACAAGGTAAGTTGAATAAGAGGCATGCCAAGTGGGTTGAGTTTCTTGAACAATTTCCTTATGTAATCAAGCATAAGAAAG AGGCGCATGAGGGAGGACTAATGG AGTTTGCTTACAATAGGGTTGTCCATAGCACTACACAACATTCACCTTTCGAGATTGTGTATGGTTTTAATCCTTTAACACCTCTTGATTTGTTACCATTGCCTAACACATCTATTTTGAAGCATAAAGATGGGAAAGCTAAGGCTGAATTTGTGAGAAAATTGCATGAACAAGTAAAATtgcaaattgaaaagaaaaataaaagttaTGCAAAAAGTGCAAACAAAGGGCGAAAGAAAGTTATTTTTGAACCCGGGGATTGGGTTTGGATACATATGAGAAAAGAGAGATTCCCATCACAAAGGAAGTCCAAACTTCAACCTAGGGGAGATGGACCATTTCAAGTACTTTCAAAGATCAATGACAATGCCTACAAAATAGAACTTCCAGGTGAGTATGGGGTAAGTACTACTTTTAATGTGGCTGATTTATCTCCTTTTGATGTAGGTGATGATGGTCTAAATTCGAGGTCGAATTCTTTTCAAGAAGGAGGGAATGATGAGGACATAATCCAAGACATAAATGATACAATGCAAGGCTTAGGAGGTCCTATGACAAGGGCACGTGCAAGAAGAGTCAATGATGCTTTAGTTCACTTCATGATCAAGTCAATAGAATGCATGGGCCAGATTGAAGAAAAAGAGCCCAAGTTTATTCTTATCATCCAAGCATGTGATAAAAGGCCCaataatgcataa